A single genomic interval of Comamonas sp. 26 harbors:
- a CDS encoding dienelactone hydrolase family protein gives MGSFVELTAVDGVKTSAYVAMPEGKPRGAVVVLQEIFGVNSHIRSVADRYAAQGYVAVAPAMFARVKANVELGYTEEDMKTGFALKGAVEALPEPGALRDVEAAVAHAATLVPGGKVGVVGFCWGGLMTWRAACTLPSVSAAVCYYGGGMTGEQEASRQALCPVLAHFGSKDHYISLESVEAFKLAQPKVQVYVYEADHGFNCGQRGSYSAAAAAQAMERTLAFFGEHLA, from the coding sequence ATGGGTAGCTTTGTTGAACTGACCGCCGTAGATGGTGTCAAGACTTCTGCCTATGTGGCCATGCCTGAGGGCAAGCCGCGCGGTGCCGTTGTGGTGCTGCAGGAGATTTTTGGCGTGAACTCGCATATCCGCTCCGTGGCCGATCGCTATGCCGCTCAGGGCTATGTGGCCGTGGCTCCGGCCATGTTTGCGCGCGTCAAAGCCAATGTAGAGCTGGGCTATACCGAAGAAGACATGAAGACGGGCTTCGCCCTCAAGGGTGCTGTGGAGGCCCTGCCAGAACCCGGCGCGCTGCGTGATGTAGAAGCGGCCGTTGCCCATGCGGCCACGCTGGTGCCTGGCGGTAAGGTCGGCGTGGTGGGTTTTTGCTGGGGCGGTTTGATGACCTGGCGCGCAGCTTGCACGCTACCCAGCGTTTCTGCGGCAGTCTGTTACTACGGCGGCGGCATGACGGGTGAGCAAGAAGCCAGCCGTCAGGCGCTGTGCCCGGTGCTGGCTCACTTTGGTAGCAAAGATCACTACATCTCGCTGGAGTCTGTAGAGGCCTTCAAGCTGGCCCAGCCCAAGGTGCAGGTCTATGTCTACGAGGCCGACCACGGCTTTAACTGCGGCCAGCGCGGCTCTTACAGCGCAGCCGCCGCAGCGCAGGCCATGGAGCGCACTCTGGCCTTCTTCGGCGAACATCTGGCTTGA
- a CDS encoding ABC transporter permease gives MSSSDQLPQCPLQTRDGQQWAVPMGRWSAAELGDRHIWRQLAPQIKAVPKGAAWDLQQVVRFDHIGAQLLWEQWGKVWPAQLLTTANQRSMLERVAKFSDVPVPKPEPSGWMCEVNQLGQMVIGACGHFTKLIGLIGQLLLDCIRLVRNPFRGPWRDISGHLYATGATALPITALVGFLIGVVLAYLMALQLRQFGAESFIVNILGISLIRELGPLLAAILVAGRSGSAITAQIGVMRVTEELDAMQVMGISKGYRLVMPRAMALAVSMPLVALWTILAALAGGMVAADLTMDITPSYFLQSLPAAVKVGNLALAMGKSIVFGVLIALIGCHWGLQVEPNTQSLGRGTTASVVSSITMVIIVDAIFAILFRNVGF, from the coding sequence TTGTCCAGCTCAGACCAACTACCTCAATGTCCGCTGCAGACCCGTGACGGTCAGCAATGGGCCGTGCCTATGGGCCGCTGGAGTGCTGCGGAGCTGGGCGATCGTCATATCTGGCGTCAACTGGCCCCGCAGATCAAGGCCGTCCCCAAGGGTGCCGCCTGGGACCTGCAGCAAGTGGTCAGGTTCGACCATATCGGCGCGCAGCTGCTGTGGGAGCAGTGGGGAAAGGTCTGGCCTGCTCAGTTGCTGACCACCGCCAATCAGCGCTCCATGCTGGAGCGCGTGGCCAAGTTCAGCGATGTGCCTGTGCCCAAGCCTGAGCCCTCGGGATGGATGTGCGAGGTCAATCAGCTGGGGCAGATGGTGATTGGTGCCTGTGGGCATTTCACAAAGCTGATTGGGTTGATTGGTCAGCTGCTGCTGGACTGCATTCGCCTGGTGCGCAATCCGTTTCGCGGCCCCTGGCGCGATATTTCGGGCCATCTCTATGCCACGGGTGCCACGGCCTTGCCCATCACGGCGCTGGTGGGCTTTTTGATTGGCGTGGTACTGGCCTATCTGATGGCGCTGCAGTTGCGCCAGTTCGGTGCCGAGTCCTTTATCGTCAATATTCTGGGCATCTCGCTGATACGTGAGCTGGGGCCGCTTCTGGCGGCGATTCTGGTGGCGGGGCGAAGTGGCTCGGCCATCACGGCCCAGATCGGCGTGATGCGCGTGACTGAGGAGCTCGATGCCATGCAGGTCATGGGTATCTCCAAGGGCTATCGCCTGGTCATGCCGCGTGCAATGGCTCTGGCTGTGTCCATGCCGCTGGTGGCGCTGTGGACGATTCTGGCTGCGCTGGCGGGCGGTATGGTGGCGGCAGACCTGACTATGGATATCACGCCATCCTACTTCCTGCAGTCCTTGCCTGCGGCCGTGAAAGTCGGCAATCTGGCGCTGGCCATGGGCAAATCCATTGTGTTTGGCGTGCTGATTGCGCTGATTGGTTGTCACTGGGGTCTGCAGGTGGAACCCAATACCCAGAGCCTGGGGCGCGGCACCACAGCCTCGGTGGTGTCGTCTATCACCATGGTCATCATCGTGGATGCGATCTTCGCCATCCTCTTCAGAAATGTGGGGTTTTAG
- a CDS encoding ABC transporter ATP-binding protein: MAEAMQNRQIKGAVGGYVPPQDVAPLVQAKDLWTEFGEGESRFAVHQDLNFDVYPGEILTLVGGSGTGKTVLLRQILGLLSPSRGTVTVSGRPSREVISGELAASQVGMLFQQGALYSAFSVLDNIAFALNEQGTLPDAVVRDAAMVKLQMVGLKPEHATRMPADLSGGMIKRVALARSLMMDPPLLLLDEPTAGLDPKGSDEFCELLRDIHAELGLTVIMVTHDLDTLFALSTRVAVLAEKKVLVTGAPRDVAEVKHPFIEHFFQGERGRRAMAPVQGGPAAEER, encoded by the coding sequence ATGGCTGAGGCGATGCAAAACCGCCAGATCAAGGGTGCGGTGGGTGGCTATGTGCCGCCGCAGGATGTGGCACCACTGGTGCAGGCCAAGGATTTGTGGACCGAGTTCGGTGAGGGTGAATCGCGCTTTGCCGTGCACCAGGATTTGAATTTCGATGTTTACCCGGGTGAAATCCTCACCCTGGTGGGCGGCTCGGGTACGGGCAAGACCGTGCTGCTGCGCCAGATACTGGGCCTGCTCTCGCCATCGCGTGGGACCGTCACGGTCAGCGGCCGCCCCTCGCGTGAAGTCATCAGCGGCGAGCTGGCCGCGAGTCAGGTGGGCATGCTGTTTCAGCAGGGCGCGCTGTACTCGGCCTTCAGCGTGCTGGACAACATTGCTTTTGCGCTGAACGAGCAGGGCACGCTGCCTGATGCCGTGGTGCGCGATGCGGCCATGGTCAAGCTGCAGATGGTGGGCCTCAAGCCCGAGCATGCGACGCGCATGCCAGCCGACCTGTCGGGCGGCATGATCAAGCGCGTGGCGTTGGCGCGCTCGCTGATGATGGACCCGCCGCTGCTGCTGCTGGACGAGCCTACCGCCGGGCTGGATCCCAAGGGTTCGGACGAATTTTGTGAGCTGCTGCGTGATATTCATGCTGAGCTGGGCCTGACCGTGATCATGGTCACCCACGATCTGGATACGTTGTTTGCATTGTCAACGCGCGTGGCCGTGCTGGCCGAGAAGAAGGTGCTGGTGACCGGCGCACCACGCGATGTGGCTGAGGTCAAGCACCCGTTTATCGAACACTTCTTCCAGGGAGAACGTGGCCGCCGTGCCATGGCCCCGGTGCAAGGCGGCCCTGCCGCAGAGGAACGCTGA
- a CDS encoding MlaD family protein: MENKSHAMAAGIFVLVVAALLAGLAVWLTRDNREYQLYEMSTKDGVSGLQPQATVRYKGVPVGKVVRISFDPQIPGNVLIRVAVGEDTPVTPATYAQLGYQGVTGLAHIQLDDDAKAPEEIKPGPSGLPRLRMKSSPLNMLADQGPVLLERVDEISRRFNAMLGEDNQKHMSEALQNIAAAAGSVNQLAGTMNKAAAGFPQITADAHQTLESLTKAGNAATGVANGLQETVRKINAPDGPLKQIADGTQALAQAADSMGRNTLPRVNRAADDFSRASRSLSNMASRIGDNPQSVIYGAGVGQPGPGETGFVAPAAAH, encoded by the coding sequence ATGGAAAACAAGTCCCACGCCATGGCTGCCGGCATCTTTGTGCTGGTGGTTGCAGCCCTGCTGGCAGGGCTGGCCGTCTGGCTCACGCGCGATAACCGCGAGTACCAGCTCTATGAAATGTCCACCAAGGACGGCGTCAGCGGCCTGCAGCCGCAGGCCACGGTGCGCTACAAGGGCGTGCCTGTGGGCAAGGTAGTACGCATTAGCTTTGACCCGCAGATTCCCGGAAATGTACTGATTCGCGTGGCGGTGGGCGAGGACACGCCCGTAACCCCCGCCACCTATGCCCAGCTGGGCTACCAGGGCGTAACGGGCCTGGCCCACATTCAGCTCGATGATGATGCCAAAGCGCCGGAGGAGATCAAGCCCGGCCCCAGCGGCTTGCCGCGCCTGCGCATGAAGTCTTCGCCGTTGAACATGCTGGCCGACCAAGGCCCGGTGCTGCTGGAGCGGGTTGATGAAATTTCACGCCGCTTCAACGCCATGCTGGGCGAAGACAACCAGAAGCACATGAGCGAGGCGCTGCAGAACATTGCCGCCGCTGCGGGCAGCGTCAATCAATTGGCTGGCACTATGAACAAGGCCGCTGCTGGCTTTCCGCAAATTACCGCGGATGCACATCAGACCCTGGAGTCGCTGACCAAGGCTGGTAACGCCGCCACCGGCGTAGCCAATGGCCTGCAGGAAACGGTGCGTAAGATCAACGCCCCCGATGGCCCGCTCAAACAAATTGCCGACGGCACGCAGGCGCTGGCTCAGGCTGCAGACTCCATGGGCCGCAACACGCTGCCACGCGTGAACCGCGCCGCCGATGATTTCTCGCGCGCTTCGCGCAGCCTGAGCAATATGGCCAGCCGCATCGGCGACAACCCGCAGTCTGTCATCTATGGTGCTGGCGTGGGTCAGCCCGGCCCGGGTGAGACTGGTTTTGTGGCTCCGGCAGCCGCGCATTGA
- a CDS encoding hemerythrin domain-containing protein — MASLEWNAALILDFPVMDEVHEEFVTLLAQVEAAGDEQLCALWDALIAHTQHHFDQEDRWMQATGFATSNCHSQQHKVVLAVMREGAVKGEQGDLGSIRHMAGELGPWFSHHAQNMDAALALHMRSAGFDPITGAVLTPEALPQEPITGCGGACGSSEKMQGQITA, encoded by the coding sequence ATGGCCAGCCTCGAATGGAATGCCGCTCTCATCCTCGATTTTCCCGTCATGGACGAGGTGCATGAAGAGTTTGTCACCCTGCTGGCGCAGGTCGAAGCGGCTGGTGACGAGCAGCTGTGCGCGTTGTGGGATGCGCTGATTGCCCACACCCAGCACCACTTCGACCAAGAAGACCGCTGGATGCAGGCCACGGGCTTTGCCACAAGCAACTGCCACAGCCAACAGCACAAGGTGGTGCTGGCTGTGATGCGCGAAGGTGCAGTCAAAGGCGAGCAGGGCGACCTGGGCTCGATTCGCCACATGGCGGGCGAGTTGGGCCCCTGGTTCAGCCACCACGCACAAAACATGGATGCCGCGCTGGCCCTGCATATGCGCAGCGCAGGCTTTGATCCGATTACGGGAGCTGTGCTGACCCCTGAGGCTTTGCCTCAGGAGCCCATTACGGGTTGCGGCGGTGCTTGCGGCAGCAGCGAAAAGATGCAAGGGCAGATTACTGCCTGA
- a CDS encoding ABC-type transport auxiliary lipoprotein family protein: MAKPLHFSSALLRAATLSAAALVLAACSALPTAPTQPVRYDLGLTDTAVPQANAAAPSVAPPPLVLAEVQTPAGADNSTAMLYRLAYADQQEQRAYQGARWSLPPAQMLEQRLRTRLALERPVLTEKDNLSANPNDQRPLGLLRLEVVEFSQVFDSAQSSQAVVRIRASLIAQDRRGGNVLLGQQLFSAQTPAVTGDAAGGARAMAASVNNLANQLSSWLQKYGR; the protein is encoded by the coding sequence ATGGCAAAACCTCTCCATTTTTCGTCTGCTCTGCTGCGCGCTGCCACTCTGTCTGCTGCGGCGCTGGTGCTGGCTGCCTGCTCGGCGCTGCCCACGGCACCCACCCAGCCTGTGCGCTATGACCTGGGGCTGACCGACACTGCAGTGCCGCAGGCCAACGCCGCTGCGCCCAGCGTGGCCCCACCTCCGCTGGTGCTGGCGGAAGTGCAGACGCCTGCAGGTGCTGACAACTCCACGGCCATGCTTTACCGGCTGGCCTATGCAGACCAGCAGGAGCAACGCGCCTATCAAGGTGCTCGCTGGAGCCTGCCGCCTGCGCAGATGCTGGAGCAGCGTTTGCGCACCCGCCTGGCGCTGGAGCGCCCGGTGCTGACGGAAAAAGACAATCTCAGCGCCAACCCCAATGACCAGCGCCCGCTGGGTCTGCTGCGCCTTGAAGTGGTGGAGTTCAGCCAAGTGTTTGACAGTGCCCAGAGCAGTCAGGCCGTGGTGCGCATCCGCGCCAGTCTGATTGCCCAAGACCGTCGCGGCGGCAATGTGCTGCTGGGCCAGCAATTGTTCAGCGCCCAGACCCCGGCTGTGACTGGTGATGCCGCCGGTGGCGCACGGGCAATGGCTGCCAGCGTCAACAACTTGGCCAATCAGCTCAGCAGCTGGTTGCAGAAATACGGCCGATAA
- a CDS encoding MarC family protein has translation MDLKPLITLVAIINPLAIIPFFIHYTAGFSAEQRWQTIRTAAFAAFCVIAVCALLGLQILQFFNISLQSFQVGGGLLLLLSAMNMLNSRPAEDRPNNGTLEAGAEKAAEGNSIAVVPLTIPLLTGPAAMSTVVIYADQARTVWQHVALVGYGVVVAAAIMLCFSLANPIARVLGKTGINVMTRLMGLILAALAIEVMAGGLVKIFPILASPAIYP, from the coding sequence ATGGACCTGAAGCCGCTCATCACACTGGTTGCCATCATCAACCCGCTGGCCATCATTCCGTTTTTCATCCACTACACGGCAGGCTTCAGCGCAGAGCAGCGCTGGCAGACCATTCGCACCGCAGCATTTGCGGCGTTCTGCGTGATTGCAGTGTGTGCCCTGCTGGGCCTGCAGATTTTGCAGTTCTTCAATATCTCGCTGCAAAGCTTTCAGGTCGGTGGCGGCCTGCTGCTACTGCTCAGCGCCATGAACATGCTGAACTCGCGGCCAGCAGAAGACCGGCCCAATAACGGCACACTGGAAGCCGGTGCGGAAAAAGCCGCCGAGGGCAACAGCATTGCTGTGGTGCCGCTGACCATTCCGCTGCTGACGGGGCCTGCAGCCATGTCCACCGTGGTGATCTATGCCGATCAGGCGCGCACCGTCTGGCAGCATGTGGCACTGGTGGGCTATGGCGTGGTGGTGGCGGCGGCCATCATGCTGTGCTTTTCGCTGGCCAACCCGATTGCCCGTGTGCTGGGAAAAACCGGCATCAATGTGATGACCCGGCTCATGGGGCTGATTCTGGCGGCGCTGGCCATTGAAGTGATGGCGGGCGGATTGGTCAAGATCTTCCCTATCCTGGCCTCCCCCGCGATTTACCCATGA